From Danio rerio strain Tuebingen ecotype United States chromosome 7, GRCz12tu, whole genome shotgun sequence, the proteins below share one genomic window:
- the aldh1a2 gene encoding retinal dehydrogenase 2 isoform X1 — translation MDASERGKLLFKLADLVERDSAYLATLESLDSGKPFLPCFFVDLQGIIKTFRYYAGWADKIHGSTIPIDGEFFTLTRHEPIGVCGQIIPWNFPLVMTAWKLGPALSCGNTVVLKPAEQTPLTCLYLGALIKEAGFPPGVVNILPGYGPTAGAAISSHMGIDKVAFTGSTEVGKLIQEAAGKSNLKRVTLELGGKSPNIIFADADFELALEQAHQGVFFNNGQCCTAGSRIFVEEPIYDEFVRRSVERAQRRKVGNPFDPTTEHGPQVSEEQQRRVLELIQSGITEGAKLECGGKAPPTKGFFVEPTVFSNVKDHMRIAKEEIFGPVQQIMKFKTIEEVIERANNTEYGLAAAVFTRDISKAMTISAAVQAGTVWINCYNAMSCQCPFGGFKMSGNGRELGEIGLKEYTELKTITMKMSGKTS, via the exons ATGGATGCATCTGAACGGGGGAAGCTACTGTTCAAATTGGCTGATCTGGTGGAGAGAGACAGTGCTTACCTTGCT ACCCTGGAGTCTCTGGACAGCGGCAAACCTTTCCTCCCCTGCTTCTTTGTGGACCTTCAGGGGATCATTAAAACATTTCGATATTACGCTGGATGGGCAGATAAGATCCACGGGTCTACAATTCCAATTG ATGGAGAATTTTTCACCCTCACCAGACATGAGCCCATTGGAGTGTGTGGACAGATCATTCCT TGGAACTTCCCCCTGGTGATGACAGCATGGAAATTGGGGCCGGCGCTGAGCTGCGGGAACACGGTTGTCCTGAAACCTGCTGAGCAAACCCCTCTCACCTGCCTCTACCTCGGCGCTCTGATCAAAGAG GCTGGGTTTCCACCGGGAGTCGTCAATATTTTGCCAGGCTATGGGCCAACCGCAGGAGCCGCGATCTCTTCGCACATGGGCATAGACAAAGTGGCGTTTACAGGATCGACTGAG GTAGGCAAGCTGATCCAAGAAGCAGCAGGAAAGAGCAATCTGAAGAGAGTCACGCTGGAGCTCGGGGGAAAGAGTCCCAACATCATTTTTGCAGATGCTGATT TTGAGCTGGCATTAGAACAGGCCCATCAGGGGGTTTTCTTCAATAACGGTCAATGCTGCACTGCTGGTTCCCGTATCTTTGTTGAGGAGCCCATTTATGATGAGTTTGTGAGAAGAAGTGTTGAGAGAgcacagaggaggaaagtgggAAATCCCTTTGACCCAACCACTGAACACGGACCTCAG gtgAGCGAGGAGCAGCAGAGACGTGTGCTGGAGCTCATCCAGAGTGGCATCACTGAAGGAGCCAAGCTGGAGTGTGGAGGCAAAGCTCCTCCTACTAAAGGCTTCTTCGTGGAGCCCACAGTTTTCTCTAATGTGAAGGACCACATGCGCATCGCCAAGGAGgag atatttgggCCAGTTCAGCAAATCATGAAGTTCAAAACAATTGAAGAAGTGATTGAGAGAGCCAACAACACAGAATACGGTCTGGCAGCGGCCGTCTTCACCAGAGATATCAGCAAGGCCATGACCATCTCTGCAGCAGTGCAGGCCGGCACCGTCTG GATTAACTGTTATAACGCCATGTCCTGCCAGTGTCCTTTCGGAGGATTCAAAATGTCCGGCAATGGCCGTGAACT TGGAGAGATCGGACTGAAAGAGTACACAGAGCTGAAAACCATCACGATGAAGATGTCAGGCAAGACGTCTTAA
- the aldh1a2 gene encoding retinal dehydrogenase 2 (The RefSeq protein has 2 substitutions compared to this genomic sequence) yields the protein MTSSEVELPGEVKNDPAALMASLHLMPSPVPNPEIKYTKIFINNEWHDSVSGKVFPTYNPATGEKICDVQEADKADVDKAVQAARSAFSLGSVWRKMDASERGKLLFKLADLVERDSAYLATLESLDSGKPFLPCFFVDLQGIIKTFRYYAGWADKIHGSTIPIDGEFFTLTRHEPIGVCGQIIPWNFPLVMTAWKLGPALSCGNTVVLKPAEQTPLTCLYLGALIKEAGFPPGVVNILPGYGPTAGAAISSHMGIDKVAFTGSTEVGKLIQEAAGKSNLKRVTLELGGKSPNIIFADADFELALEQAHQGVFFNNGQCCTAGSRIFVEEPIYDEFVRRSVERAQRRKVGNPFDPTTEHGPQVSEEQQRRVLELIQSGITEGAKLECGGKAPATKGFFVEPTVFSNVKDHMRIAKEEIFGPVQQIMKFKTIEEVIERANNTEYGLAAAVFTRDISKAMTISAAVQAGTVWINCYNAMSCQCPFGGFKMSGNGRELGEIGLKEYTELKTITMKMSGKTS from the exons atttttattaataatgaatgGCATGATTCTGTGAGCGGCAAGGTCTTCGCCACGTACAACCCTGCCACAGGAGAGAAGATCTGTGATGTCCAGGAAGCCGacaag GCTGATGTGGATAAAGCTGTGCAGGCTGCACGTTCGGCCTTCTCTCTGGGTTCAGTATGGAGGAAGATGGATGCATCTGAACGGGGGAAGCTACTGTTCAAATTGGCTGATCTGGTGGAGAGAGACAGTGCTTACCTTGCT ACCCTGGAGTCTCTGGACAGCGGCAAACCTTTCCTCCCCTGCTTCTTTGTGGACCTTCAGGGGATCATTAAAACATTTCGATATTACGCTGGATGGGCAGATAAGATCCACGGGTCTACAATTCCAATTG ATGGAGAATTTTTCACCCTCACCAGACATGAGCCCATTGGAGTGTGTGGACAGATCATTCCT TGGAACTTCCCCCTGGTGATGACAGCATGGAAATTGGGGCCGGCGCTGAGCTGCGGGAACACGGTTGTCCTGAAACCTGCTGAGCAAACCCCTCTCACCTGCCTCTACCTCGGCGCTCTGATCAAAGAG GCTGGGTTTCCACCGGGAGTCGTCAATATTTTGCCAGGCTATGGGCCAACCGCAGGAGCCGCGATCTCTTCGCACATGGGCATAGACAAAGTGGCGTTTACAGGATCGACTGAG GTAGGCAAGCTGATCCAAGAAGCAGCAGGAAAGAGCAATCTGAAGAGAGTCACGCTGGAGCTCGGGGGAAAGAGTCCCAACATCATTTTTGCAGATGCTGATT TTGAGCTGGCATTAGAACAGGCCCATCAGGGGGTTTTCTTCAATAACGGTCAATGCTGCACTGCTGGTTCCCGTATCTTTGTTGAGGAGCCCATTTATGATGAGTTTGTGAGAAGAAGTGTTGAGAGAgcacagaggaggaaagtgggAAATCCCTTTGACCCAACCACTGAACACGGACCTCAG gtgAGCGAGGAGCAGCAGAGACGTGTGCTGGAGCTCATCCAGAGTGGCATCACTGAAGGAGCCAAGCTGGAGTGTGGAGGCAAAGCTCCTCCTACTAAAGGCTTCTTCGTGGAGCCCACAGTTTTCTCTAATGTGAAGGACCACATGCGCATCGCCAAGGAGgag atatttgggCCAGTTCAGCAAATCATGAAGTTCAAAACAATTGAAGAAGTGATTGAGAGAGCCAACAACACAGAATACGGTCTGGCAGCGGCCGTCTTCACCAGAGATATCAGCAAGGCCATGACCATCTCTGCAGCAGTGCAGGCCGGCACCGTCTG GATTAACTGTTATAACGCCATGTCCTGCCAGTGTCCTTTCGGAGGATTCAAAATGTCCGGCAATGGCCGTGAACT TGGAGAGATCGGACTGAAAGAGTACACAGAGCTGAAAACCATCACGATGAAGATGTCAGGCAAGACGTCTTAA